The Mucilaginibacter rubeus genomic interval AATGGCAGTGATCGATCTGTTTAAGTTAAAAGATGGCATGTTGATCGAGCACTGGGATGCTATACAGTCATTACCTGATGAAAGCGGGAAGGTAGTCACCGCTACCAATGGCACAATTGATATTGATCACAATGTTTCTGCTGAAAGCAGCAAACTTGCTGTTGAGCAATTTTACAAAGCAGTAGTAGATAAGCAACCTGCTGATCCGTTTGTTGATAAAGCATATCTTGAGCATGATGCATCGGTGATCACGTCTGGAAAAGGATTAGCTGGCTACCTTGCCAATTCTGAAATGTCAGTCAAAGTTCATCGGATTATTGCTGAGGGTGATTTTGTTGTTGTACAGTCTCAATTGAACAAGCAGGACAAAGCCTTTATGTTTTATGAGATCTTCCGGGTAGCAAATAATAAAATTGAAGAGCATTGGAGTGTGGAGCAGGCTATACCTGATGGTGTAACAGCCGAAGATATGTTTTAGGTAGTTCAGCTGAAAGCTGAACCTATAATCAACCACGGGCTGGAAGCCCGCGGCAGTTAAGATGGAGACTCACTGCAGTAAACTGACAAACAAAAAGAGGCGCTTTAGGCGCCTCTTTTCAATTATTTTAAGGTTGAATTTATACCGAAAAACTTTCGCCGCAACCGCATGTACGGCTGGCGTTAGGGTTGTGGAAGTTGAAGCCCTTGCCGTTAAGGCCGTCTGAGAAATCAAGCTCAGTACCGGCAAGGTACAGGAATGATTTCATGTCAAGCGCCATACGTACGCCCTGGTCTTCAAAAAACTGATCGCCTTTTTTCTCTTCGTTATCAAAATCAAGATTGTACGATAAGCCCGAGCACCCTCCGCCCTGAACAGACACACGCAGGAAATAAGAGGCATCAAGCCCTGCATCCTGCATCAGGTGTTCTATTTTGCTTTTTGCTTTATCAGTTACAGTTACCATTTTTTTAGATTTGAGATATGAGATTCGAGATATGAGACCAGGCTCAACCGCAAATCATCAAATCAATTATGCAATATTAAATCAGATATAAGTCTCAAATCTCATATCTGACATCTCACATCTTTTTAGTGATGTACTTTTTCGCTTTCAATTGGCGCTAAGCCGTTTTTTACGCGGAAGTCATTGATCGCTGCTTTGATGGCGTCTTCAGCCAATACAGAGCAGTGGATTTTTACCGGTGGAAGGGCAAGCTCTTCAACGATATCCATGTTGTCTATTTTCATAGCGTCGTCGATGCTTTTGCCTTTAAGCCACTCTGTAGCCAATGATGACGAAGCGATTGCAGAACCGCAACCGAAAGTTTTAAATTTTGCATCGGTGATAACATTGTTATCATCAACCTGAATTTGCAAACGCATTACGTCGCCGCACTCAGGTGCACCAACTAAACCGGTACCTACTTTGTGGCTGCTTTTATCCAAAGTGCCCACATTGCGGGGGTTAGTGTAGTGATCGATTACTTTATCTGAATATGCCATTTTTTTAAAGTTCTAAGTCGTAAGTTATAAGTTCTGAGTCTTTGAAACCCTTATATATCAAATCGTAAATGGAAAATCCGAAACCGGACATCCCAAATCCGAAATCAAATTAATGTTCTGCCCACTCAATTGAGTTAAGGTCGATACCTTCTTTAAACATTTCCCAAAGTGGTGAAAGTTCGCGCAGGTGGTTAACCGCGTTTTTGGTTACTTCTACAGCGTAATCAACTTCTTCTTCGGTGGTGAAACGACCTAAGCCGAAACGGATAGAAGAGTGAGCCAGATCATCAGAAAGGCCTAAGCTTTTCAATACATATGATGGCTCCAATGAAGCAGATGTACAAGCCGAACCTGATGATACAGCCAGATCTTTCATGGCCATCATCAAACCTTCACCCTCAACATATTTGAAAGAAATGTTAGCTACATGTGGTAAGCGGTGTTCAACATTACCGTTCACATAACTTTCTTCCAATACAGTTAAAGCTGATTGTAATTTATCACGTAAAGCCGAAAGGCGTTTTGCTTCGCTTTCCATTTCCAAGCCGCAAAGTTCGCAGGCTTTACCTAAACCAACAATGCCCGGTACGTTAAGGGTACCTGAACGCATACCGCGTTCGTGACCGCCACCGTCCATCTGAGCAGTAACTTTAACCCTTGGTCCTTTACGGCGTACGTATAATGCGCCAACACCTTTAGGGCCATATATTTTGTGAGCTGATAACGCTAATAAGTCGATACCGTCAGCATTTACATCAACAGGGATCTTACCAACTGCTTGTGTTGCATCTGTCATGAACAAAGCACCGTGTTTGTGGGCAATAGCAGCAATTTCTTTAACCGGCTGAATCACACCAATTTCGTTGTTACCATACATGATAGATACCAGAATGGTTTCCGGGGTCATAGCCGCTTCAAGCTCAGCTAAGTCAACAAGGCCGTCTTCTTTAACAGCAAGGTAAGTTACCTTACCACCCAGTTTTTCAACGTGTTTGCAGGCGTCAAGCACTGCTTTGTGCTCAGTAACCGCGGTTATGATGTGGTTACCTTTGTCTTTGTACATTTCAAACACCCCTTTAATAGCAAGGTTATCTGATTCTGTAGCACCAGAGGTAAAGATGATCTCTTTTTCAGATGCGCCGATTAATTTGGCTACCTGTTCGCGTGCGTAATCAACTGCCTCCTCAGCAACCCAGCCAAACGCATGGTTACGGCTTGCCGCATTACCAAATTTTTCGTTAAAATATGGTAACATAGCCTCCAGTACCCGTGGGTCCATTGGTGTAGTTGCGTTGTTATCTAAATAAATTGGGATATTCATAGTCCTTTTGAAATATATTAACAAAACAAAGATACGCAAGTTTTTATCTAAATTCAGCTAAAAACCTTCGCAAATAATCAAAGCTGACCAATAATTTACAATATTTGGACATGGGCAAAGTGGTACACACAGATATGGTGCTTAACAGTGTTAAGTAAGTCAGTGGGCCCCGTTTAAAAAACATGTATATCCTAATAAAAAAATATACCCGGCGAAATGACTTTGGATGAAGAACTTGATTTGTTTCAATCCAGGAATCAATTGTTGATTCCTGGTGATTTACGATCTTATTTAAAACTCACTGATGAAGAGATTGATGCCTACAATGAGGATATGTTTGCGTTTTTTAAATTTCCTGAATTTAAAAGTGTAAAGGAAGTGGTGGGTGATTATGGTGGAATCCCGGATTACAGAAATATAGTTAATACTTTACCGTTACATGAAAACTGCTTTGTATTTGCAGAGTATTCTATATATGTTATGGTATTTGCAATCAGGTTGTATGCACATGATAGTAACAAAAATGAAGTGTATGCAATTTGTGGCTGCGCTTATGAAGTTGTAGCAAATTCGTTTGATGAGTTCATTGCGCGTTATAGAGAAGATATAGGTAATGTGTTTATTTAGTTTATGGAATTAGGAATCGAAAGAAATAAGAGTAATTTTTCTATAAATTCTTAAATGCTACGGATTTTAGTCCGGAAATATATAATAAGTTTCTGATAGGCGAGTTTTATAAATTGTTCATAGCCAGTTTTTTCAGTTCGGTTTTTGATTCTACTATGAACCATGAACTATGCGCTATCAACTATTTTTAATTTGCTTTTCCAGTTTTCACTTTTATTATTACATTTGCACCTCTTTTAAGTAAAGTACAGAAGGTAAGTTTATATAATATAATGAAAAAAGATCTGCATCCATCAAACTACAGATTAGTTGTATTTAAAGATATGTCTAACGACTACTCTTTTATCACTAAATCTTGCATCGATACCCGCGAAACCGTTAAATGGGAAGATGGTAACGAATACCCATTGGTTAAATTAGAGATTTCTCATACTTCGCACCCGTTCTACACCGGTAAAATGAAACTGGTTGATACTGCAGGTCGTATCGATAAATTCCGCTCACGTTACAACAAAAAGTAATTTTTGTTCAAACAATATTTATAAGTCCCGGCTTTGCAGTCGGGACTTTTTTTATTTTTGCGCCATGGCAATTATCCTTTTTGACGATAACGCACATCAGTCGCTGCTGCCCCTTACCTTTACCAGGCCTGTAGCCGATCTTCGCATCGGTATACTTACCATTGCCGAAAAATGGGCTAAGCATTTAAATAGCGCATATTCTTTTAAAACGCTTGACTATCTTAAGGTAAAGTTTCCGGTAAATATTGAAGCTGATAACGTTTTTATCAACGGTGCCATATGTCCGGATGAAAACCTGATTGAAGCAATCAGCAAGCTGCAAAGCGGGCAGGCGCTTAAGTATAACGATCTGTTAATAGCAGTCAACCTTAATGCCTCGGAAGCGGAAAGCTTTAATGCCGGTGCTGAATTTAGCGATATTATAAACTATCCCAATCTTTATGTGTCGATAAAATACCCTGAAGATATTTTCAGGAAAAATGATATCGAACTTCGTAAAGATTTTCAATTGCTTACCAAGGGCCGCCCGAGTGCCGCCATTAGCGCGACCAACGTTGTTATAGGCAATGATTTTTTTGCCGAAGAAGGGGCTGTTGCCGAATGCTCAACTTTTAACACTACTAACGGGCCTATCTACCTGTCGGCTAATACCGAGGTTTGGGAGGGTACACATATCCGCGGACCGTTTGCCATTTGCGAACACTCACAGGTGAAAATGGGCGCTAAAATTTATGGTGCAACTACTATTGGCCCGTACTGCCGGGTTGGGGGAGAAATAAATAACTCGGTGATCTGGGGATATTCATCAAAAGGGCACGAAGGTTACCTGGGCAACTCGGTTTTAGGCGAATGGTGTAATATTGGTGCTGATACCAATAACTCCAACCTGAAAAATAATTATGCCGAAGTAAAGCTTTGGGATTATAGCACCCAGCGTTTGCGCAAAACCGGCCTGCAGTTTTGTGGCCTGATCATGGGCGATCATGCTAAATCCGGCATCAATACCATGTTTAATACCGGTACCGTAGTAGGCGTGGGGGCCAATGTTTTTGGCGCAGGTTTTCCAAATCACTTTGTTCCGGATTTTTCATGGGGCGGCGCGCAGGGCTTTGAAGTTTATCTGATCAATAAAATGTTTGAAACCGTGCAGAAAGTGTTTGACCGCCGCGAACACCGCGATTTTGACGAAACTGAACAGAATATATTAACAGCCATATTTGAACTAACAGAAGAGTACAGAAAGTTTGGTGAGTAGTTGATTGGGTTGATTAGGAGAGTAGCTTTCCGCTTATAATAACCCAAATAACCACTTACTTAATCAGCTAAATAACCTTCCACACTAATTAGAAACAACTAAAAATAAAATCATGAGAAAGAAAATCGTTGCCGGAAACTGGAAAATGAACCTTGATTACAATGAAGGTTTAGCTTTATTTTCAGAGATCATCAACATGGTTAAAGATGAGGCTACCGGCACGCAGGAAGCAGTGATCTGCAGCCCGTTTATTCACATCCATAGCCTCGTACAATTGGCTAAAGGATATAATAAAGTTGCTGTTGGCGCGCAAAATGCCCACCAGGAAGAAAAGGGTGCTTACACAGGTGAAATCTCTGCTAAGATGATCAAGTCAACCGGTGCCGCTTATGTGATCCTGGGTCACTCGGAGCGTCGTCAGTATTTTGGTGAAACTAATGCCTTGCTTGCCAAAAAAACAGATACTGCTTTAAAAAATGATCTTCGCCCTATCTTCTGTATCGGTGAAACTTTGCAGGAGCGTGAAGCCAATACGCATTTTGACGTGATCAAAACTCAACTGGTTGAAGGTATCTTCCACCTTGATGCTGATCAGTTTGCAAAATTGGTTATTGCTTATGAACCGGTTTGGGCTATTGGTACAGGTGTAACCGCTACATCTGCACAGGCACAAGAAATTCACGAGTTTATCCGTAAGGAAATTGCCGCTAAATACGGCCAGGAAGTTGCTGATGCTACTACCATTTTATATGGCGGAAGCTGTAACCCAACCAATGCTGCCGAGCTATTTGCTCAGCCTGATATTGATGGTGGCCTTATCGGTGGTGCTTCTTTGAAATCGCGCGATTTTACAGATATCGTTAAAACATTTAATTAATATTATTTGGATATGAGATGTGAGATTTGAGTATTGAGTATTGAGACAACTTGAGCTTAATTTCAAACATAATGAGCGTATGTGATGTTTATTGAAAAATAAAATCTCATATCTCAAATCTCACGTCTCAAATCTAAAAAAGCATGAAGCTTTTAAAAGTTCTTTTACCGGTTTTGGTCGATTTTGGCGTGTTTTGGGCAGTTGTGTATTTCAATATGCCTCATCACTCCATGCGCATTGGCGAAATTGGTAACGGGAACTTGTATAGCCTCATGGCTTATTTCAGCCTTTTTTGGGGCTTGCTGCTTGTCGATGGCATTCTCACGCAATACCTGATCATTATACCACTTTGGAACTGGGTTAAGCATAAAGGTGCTTCGGCGCGCTTTATTGCCGGCGTTTGCATTGCCCTGGTTTGCATATTATTTGCCGGCGGCCTTAGCTACGTTATATGGTTACCCGAAGATGGATACAGACCCTTGCTAAGTTTTTGGTGGTATATGACAGAAATACAAGCAGTATACTGGATGGTTAACTTTGTTGTACTGTATTTGCTCGACAGGAAGAGGGTAAACACAGATAGCGAACCGGTTGAACCTGAAGCTGAACCTGCCACTTAAATTTCTGCCGGTCGACTGGGTTCCTGTTTAGGGTTAATGACGAAAAAAATCAAAATGAATTACTACGAACTATTTTTTACAACCATCACCACCGAAGATTACCAGCAGGATTTGCTGATTAACGCTTTGGGCGAGATAGGTTTCGATACTTTTGAAGAGCTTGAACTTGGTTTTAAGGCTTATATCCCTGAAGATGTTTTTGATCAGCAGGCGCTTGACGAGCAGTTGCTGCCTTACAAAGACCTGTTCACCTTTAGCTACGAGATAACGCTTATTCCGCAAAAAAACTGGAATGAGGTATGGGAAAGTAATTTTGAGCCGATTGAGATAGGGGATAAGATTTACGTAAGGGCAACTTTTCACGAGCCGAAACCTCAGTTTGCTTATGAAATAGTTATCGACCCGAAGATGGCTTTTGGTACCGGGCACCACCAAACTACGGCCATGATGCTGGGCCTGATGCTGGAAAATGAATTTGCCGGTAAAAAAGTACTTGATATGGGATGTGGTACGGGTATCCTTGCTATTATGGCCGCCAAATTAGGTGCTGATGATATTACCGCCATTGATTACGATCCGGTTTGTTACGAAAGTACTATCGAAAATTCGGCCCTGAACAATGTGCCTGATATTAAGCCGCTTTGTGGTTCAAAAGAAGTTATTCCTAACGAACAATACGATACCATCCTGGCAAACATTAACCGCAATATCCTGCTCGATCAGATGCAGCGTTATGCCGAAGTATTAAAAGCGGACGGTGAGATCTATTTCAGCGGTTTTTACGAATCGCCCGACCTGGATATCATCACTGATGAAGCCCGTAAATATGGCCTGAAATATATCACTCACAAAAAGGATAAAGAGTGGGTTGCTGCTAAGTTTATAAAGTAAAAGCCACAAAGTTTATGTCATTGCGAGGAGGAACGACGAAGCAATCGCATGGTATACAGAGTCGCTCTGCATTGTATGCGATTGCCACGCTTCGCTCGCAATGACATATAATTGTTAATACCCCACAGTAAACCTTCTCTTCACAAACTGGTTGTTTTCCAGTTCATCCAAAATAGCAACTGCTAAATCTTCAACAGAAATTTCGTGTTCATGCTTGTCGTTAAATACCGGCTCATCTGTACCTGTACGGTATACGCCTGTGCGGGTGCCAGGATGCAGGTGAATAGCAGGGCTAAGGAATGTCCAGTCTAAATCATTCTCTTTTTTAATGATGTTCAGGTAGTCGCGGGCGGCGGTAGCACCGGCTTTCCATTCGGCAGGGAATTGAGGGCTATCAACCAGCTGTACGCCAGGGGCAATGTAAAGACTGCCTGCTCCGCCCACCACCAACAAACGTTTAACACCGGCCTGTTTAGTAGCTTGTTGTATAGCTTCAGAACCTTTGATGAAATCATTATACAGATCGGGGTTTGTCCAACCGGCATTAAATGAGTTTACCACGGCATCATGTCCTTTTAAAGCTTCGGTTAGTTCAGCAATATTATATACATCGGCAGTTTTGAGCGTTAATTTCGGGTTTTCAATATCAGCTTTCGGGTTACGTGCTATGGCGGTTACTTCATATCCGCGTTGTAATGCTTCGTTTAAAACGGCTTTACCTACAAAGCCTGTGGCGCCAATTAGTGCGATTTTCATTGTTTTCTGGTTTTATATTGTAATTAAATTTGTTACAGTTTGTTTTAAATTTTTTTAATCGAATTGATTTACAAAATCAAAAATGGTTATGGTGCTTAATTTTTTGACAATGGCTGCTTCAACATCATCGGCTAAGTGATCGAGATGGGCACCAATTTGTTTGCCAACGGGACAATCCGGATTGGGTTTGTTTTTAGCCTGACCTAAAGCAGGTGGCAACTTTACAGCTTTATAAACATCGGCAAGGGTAATTTTTTGCGGCGGGAGAGCGAGGCTATAACCGCCGGTTTTACCTTCCTTACTTTCAATAAGGCCACAGGCACGTAGTTTGCGCATCTCTTTACGCACCAGAACCGGATTTACATTCATGCTTCCGGCTACGTAGTCAGAAGACAGCAGCTCGCCCGGCTGCTTGCAAAGCAGGGTTAATACGTGGGTGGCTATTTGAAATTGTCCGTTCATTTATCTGTAATAAAAAATATTACAGTACAAAAATGAAATTTAAATTTTAAAAAGAAGAATTTTTTACGCTTTTTTGCGCACTAAATTACAATGGGATGAAAATTCCAGGCCTAAATTATCCTCAAAATACCGCTTTGTAGGTATGTTTTTGGACGATTATTTTGCTTTAATTTAAAGGATTTGCCAGTCGCAATAATTAACTACACTTTTAAATAAAATTTTACGCAAATTAGTTGATAATTAGCGTGATAATAAATATTATTGTAAAGTAATTAACTTTTGCGAAACCTACACTATTAATTTAATCAAATGAAAACTCTCGGAAAAAAAATCAGATTATTACGTCATCAAAAGGGGTGGAGCCAGGAGGATGTTGCAAAGAGATTGGATATTTCAATTCCCGCTTTCTCAAAAATTGAAACAGGGATAACAGATATAAACTTATCAAGGCTTGAGCAGATAGCAAATCTGTTTGAAATGTCTGTGGTTCAGTTGCTTACCTTTAATGATACCGAGCAGGATCAAAAATTTGTTAACGAACTGGAAACTGTTAACAAACGCTTAATGGACCGCGAAACTGAAGTAATTGATTTGCAGAAAAAAGTAATTGAACTATTTGAAGAACTTCGACATTCAAAAGTAACCGCATAATTTTGAAAAGCCCGGTTGGTGCCGGGCTATTCAAAAATGTAACGCATTGTTAAATGCCGCTTGCCAAATGTAGCGCCCACCGCTTCATGGATAGCAATCATTTTGTCGTTAAAATCACCTACCCAGGATAATTCAAGCTCATCATAACGCTTTAACGGCAACACATATTCCTTCAGTTTGATAAACATGGCCGATTCAAGACCGTGCTTTTGATATTTTTGCTTTGTACCCATAACGATAGCACGCATACGGGATACGCCCTTCCATCGGTAATATAAAAACTTAAGTTTACCAATCAGGTTAAGCTTGCCGTTAAGTGGTTTTAACATTTGATTGGCATCGGGCAATATGATCATGAACGAAGCTGGTTCATCATCAACGTAAGCAAACCAGATCAA includes:
- a CDS encoding IscS subfamily cysteine desulfurase, producing the protein MNIPIYLDNNATTPMDPRVLEAMLPYFNEKFGNAASRNHAFGWVAEEAVDYAREQVAKLIGASEKEIIFTSGATESDNLAIKGVFEMYKDKGNHIITAVTEHKAVLDACKHVEKLGGKVTYLAVKEDGLVDLAELEAAMTPETILVSIMYGNNEIGVIQPVKEIAAIAHKHGALFMTDATQAVGKIPVDVNADGIDLLALSAHKIYGPKGVGALYVRRKGPRVKVTAQMDGGGHERGMRSGTLNVPGIVGLGKACELCGLEMESEAKRLSALRDKLQSALTVLEESYVNGNVEHRLPHVANISFKYVEGEGLMMAMKDLAVSSGSACTSASLEPSYVLKSLGLSDDLAHSSIRFGLGRFTTEEEVDYAVEVTKNAVNHLRELSPLWEMFKEGIDLNSIEWAEH
- a CDS encoding HesB/IscA family protein, producing MVTVTDKAKSKIEHLMQDAGLDASYFLRVSVQGGGCSGLSYNLDFDNEEKKGDQFFEDQGVRMALDMKSFLYLAGTELDFSDGLNGKGFNFHNPNASRTCGCGESFSV
- a CDS encoding helix-turn-helix domain-containing protein, with the protein product MKTLGKKIRLLRHQKGWSQEDVAKRLDISIPAFSKIETGITDINLSRLEQIANLFEMSVVQLLTFNDTEQDQKFVNELETVNKRLMDRETEVIDLQKKVIELFEELRHSKVTA
- a CDS encoding NAD(P)-dependent oxidoreductase, whose protein sequence is MKIALIGATGFVGKAVLNEALQRGYEVTAIARNPKADIENPKLTLKTADVYNIAELTEALKGHDAVVNSFNAGWTNPDLYNDFIKGSEAIQQATKQAGVKRLLVVGGAGSLYIAPGVQLVDSPQFPAEWKAGATAARDYLNIIKKENDLDWTFLSPAIHLHPGTRTGVYRTGTDEPVFNDKHEHEISVEDLAVAILDELENNQFVKRRFTVGY
- a CDS encoding SMI1/KNR4 family protein, translating into MTLDEELDLFQSRNQLLIPGDLRSYLKLTDEEIDAYNEDMFAFFKFPEFKSVKEVVGDYGGIPDYRNIVNTLPLHENCFVFAEYSIYVMVFAIRLYAHDSNKNEVYAICGCAYEVVANSFDEFIARYREDIGNVFI
- a CDS encoding ester cyclase, with translation MKITPTLALGMCCILMCLAQSAKSYTYMDTITNKQKVLSFYKQIVGLRKTELIPEFIIENYKQHNPTVKQGREGVTEMINYLKKLPLPPEDAKSPIVRAIQDGDLVVTHLDVQFMGKRMAVIDLFKLKDGMLIEHWDAIQSLPDESGKVVTATNGTIDIDHNVSAESSKLAVEQFYKAVVDKQPADPFVDKAYLEHDASVITSGKGLAGYLANSEMSVKVHRIIAEGDFVVVQSQLNKQDKAFMFYEIFRVANNKIEEHWSVEQAIPDGVTAEDMF
- a CDS encoding GlmU family protein, which encodes MAIILFDDNAHQSLLPLTFTRPVADLRIGILTIAEKWAKHLNSAYSFKTLDYLKVKFPVNIEADNVFINGAICPDENLIEAISKLQSGQALKYNDLLIAVNLNASEAESFNAGAEFSDIINYPNLYVSIKYPEDIFRKNDIELRKDFQLLTKGRPSAAISATNVVIGNDFFAEEGAVAECSTFNTTNGPIYLSANTEVWEGTHIRGPFAICEHSQVKMGAKIYGATTIGPYCRVGGEINNSVIWGYSSKGHEGYLGNSVLGEWCNIGADTNNSNLKNNYAEVKLWDYSTQRLRKTGLQFCGLIMGDHAKSGINTMFNTGTVVGVGANVFGAGFPNHFVPDFSWGGAQGFEVYLINKMFETVQKVFDRREHRDFDETEQNILTAIFELTEEYRKFGE
- a CDS encoding Rrf2 family transcriptional regulator; protein product: MNGQFQIATHVLTLLCKQPGELLSSDYVAGSMNVNPVLVRKEMRKLRACGLIESKEGKTGGYSLALPPQKITLADVYKAVKLPPALGQAKNKPNPDCPVGKQIGAHLDHLADDVEAAIVKKLSTITIFDFVNQFD
- the iscU gene encoding Fe-S cluster assembly scaffold IscU, with the translated sequence MAYSDKVIDHYTNPRNVGTLDKSSHKVGTGLVGAPECGDVMRLQIQVDDNNVITDAKFKTFGCGSAIASSSLATEWLKGKSIDDAMKIDNMDIVEELALPPVKIHCSVLAEDAIKAAINDFRVKNGLAPIESEKVHH
- a CDS encoding type B 50S ribosomal protein L31, giving the protein MKKDLHPSNYRLVVFKDMSNDYSFITKSCIDTRETVKWEDGNEYPLVKLEISHTSHPFYTGKMKLVDTAGRIDKFRSRYNKK
- the tpiA gene encoding triose-phosphate isomerase, which produces MRKKIVAGNWKMNLDYNEGLALFSEIINMVKDEATGTQEAVICSPFIHIHSLVQLAKGYNKVAVGAQNAHQEEKGAYTGEISAKMIKSTGAAYVILGHSERRQYFGETNALLAKKTDTALKNDLRPIFCIGETLQEREANTHFDVIKTQLVEGIFHLDADQFAKLVIAYEPVWAIGTGVTATSAQAQEIHEFIRKEIAAKYGQEVADATTILYGGSCNPTNAAELFAQPDIDGGLIGGASLKSRDFTDIVKTFN
- the prmA gene encoding 50S ribosomal protein L11 methyltransferase; protein product: MNYYELFFTTITTEDYQQDLLINALGEIGFDTFEELELGFKAYIPEDVFDQQALDEQLLPYKDLFTFSYEITLIPQKNWNEVWESNFEPIEIGDKIYVRATFHEPKPQFAYEIVIDPKMAFGTGHHQTTAMMLGLMLENEFAGKKVLDMGCGTGILAIMAAKLGADDITAIDYDPVCYESTIENSALNNVPDIKPLCGSKEVIPNEQYDTILANINRNILLDQMQRYAEVLKADGEIYFSGFYESPDLDIITDEARKYGLKYITHKKDKEWVAAKFIK